The region ttaataaaattactttttaatttcttttgcGACATAACAAGTGAGAACCCACAATACATGTAGAagaattaattataataaaatgaaacatttatatattatgattcataaagtacaaaaataaagatTCTATGATGGTAAAATTCATTCCTATTCCATTAGAATAATACATCTTTTACATATATacttgaaataattaaaaacaaataacatgATGTACAAATAGACTATAACATAGTCATTATGACATGACCATTTTTACATGAACCTGCACAATTTGTCATCAAATTCAGTATTTGATCAAATATCACTTAAGAATTagcatttactgtatatcattATGATAGCACAAACAATAGTGACAAAAGCAAGCAAGCCATTCCAGTGCTTTAAATTTATtgaagaaaagaacagaaagcGTTGGAGTAAATGTATCAAAGTTGTAACATTGGACAGTACGATATGTATCAAGTCTATACTTTCAGGCTTTTAAGGATGAAATTAGTTGGAGTCTAAGAAGATAGACCCAAAACTGTACAGTAATTTAGCATACCAGTGCACATTTGATGTCTGTCTTTGCAAGGGGTGTTTCCCTTTAATTTCCTTTCTTAGAGGTTCATTCAGATTGTCTTGTTTGTTAAGAGCGCTACTATTCATATCTACACCTGCTCCGTCCTTTGTGTCCCAAGTGCTACTATGCAGCGGAGTCTTAGTGCAAGTTGTTTCACTGTCAGTAGTCTGCTGTGATTTTGTTGTCTCTCCCCAAAGCAGCTGGTCGAATGAGGAGAGGAGTCGCAGAGGTCCAAACGCCCAGTGTGCGAGTCTGTGGTCCTCCACCAGTGCATAACTGGATGCCAGCACCCCATCAACAAACAAAGTCCCATCTTCTGTCAAGGGCGCATACACTCCCACACTCTCCTCTACTGAGACTGAGCTGATTCGAGATGGACAGACTTGACCCTCTGCTGTGTGGATAAGAACACAGTCGCCTCTTCTGGCTCTGCTGGCAAATTGAGCCTGGTACTCACTGCTGTCAAGTCTACAATGGGGGgctaaaaacaccaaatgatgTGGAGTAAGGGCCAATCTATGGCCGTCTTCCGTttccagagaaagaaaagtagaCCAGCTGTCTTGATCCTGGTGCAGAAACAGGAGGACTTGGCTGAACACTACTTTGCCTGTCTCAGACAGAGCCAAGACCTGGTCCCCAGGAGCTAGTGATGACAGGGTCTTCTGCCCCCCTCCAGCAACAGTCACCTGGGCCCAGCCAGGGAAACAGCCACCTTTTTCCACTGCGACAGAGTGATCTGCAGGAAGAttagcagaaaaaaacagatgactAAACACAGATTATGTTCCTTTTTTGTCTTAATACGTCATGCAGTGAATGAAATTTGACAACATACACTTAACAACATGATCTTCTATGAGAGCCCACTCCTTAAACTCACCAGCTTTTACTGAGCAGTGGATATGATATTTGGACTCGTAGTGGACCCAGTCAAAACCGGCCTCCACAGCTAGCTGGGCGAGGAGTCCAtacttctctgtttctctgtcatcAGTGGTTATGTCCACAGCCCGGCCTTCATAGTGCAGAGAG is a window of Scomber scombrus chromosome 10, fScoSco1.1, whole genome shotgun sequence DNA encoding:
- the dhh gene encoding desert hedgehog protein, with protein sequence MKQSWWARLAQLALLAVWTCIWLVQGCGPGPGYGPPRHRPRKLTAMHYKQFSPNFSENNLGASGRAEGKITRNSERFNELVCNYNPDIVFKDEENTNADRFMTKRCKDCLNKLAIAVMNQWPGVHLRVTEAWDEDGHHPPGSLHYEGRAVDITTDDRETEKYGLLAQLAVEAGFDWVHYESKYHIHCSVKADHSVAVEKGGCFPGWAQVTVAGGGQKTLSSLAPGDQVLALSETGKVVFSQVLLFLHQDQDSWSTFLSLETEDGHRLALTPHHLVFLAPHCRLDSSEYQAQFASRARRGDCVLIHTAEGQVCPSRISSVSVEESVGVYAPLTEDGTLFVDGVLASSYALVEDHRLAHWAFGPLRLLSSFDQLLWGETTKSQQTTDSETTCTKTPLHSSTWDTKDGAGVDMNSSALNKQDNLNEPLRKEIKGKHPLQRQTSNVHWYAKLLYSFGSIFLDSN